In Caretta caretta isolate rCarCar2 chromosome 4, rCarCar1.hap1, whole genome shotgun sequence, one genomic interval encodes:
- the LOC125636249 gene encoding broad substrate specificity ATP-binding cassette transporter ABCG2 yields MTDNQSDISIQMSSTNGLPSRKQSSQDPSVSRGTIVTFHNICYRVEVKSGFICCRKTADKEILKDINGVMRPGLNAILGPTGSGKSSLLDILAARKDPYGLSGDVLINGTPQPANFKCISGYVVQDDVVMGTLTVRENFQFSAALRLPTSVKEREKEERIDQIIKELGLTKVADSKVGTQFIRGVSGGERKRTNIGMELITDPAVLFLDEPTTGLDASTANAVLLLLKRMSKQGKTIIFSIHQPRYSIFRLFDNLTLLAAGRMLYHGPAQNAIEYFKSIGYECEPYNNPADFFLDVINGDSTAVAASKADDVDLDNIKEHINRDKTLAEKIAEHYSSSTYYRETKATLQNISSENKKKVKTIFRQVTYTTSFFHQLKWVSKRTFKNLIGNPQASIAQLCVTLFLGLVVGAIFFGIQDDFTGVQNRIGAMFFVTTNQCFSSISSIELFIVEKKIFIHEYISGYYRVSAYFISKLMADLIPMRTLPSIIFTCIVYFMLGLKPRADAFFIMMFTITMVSYTATAMALAIATGQDVVAVANLLMTITFVFMIIFSGLLVNLTSILSWLSWLQYLSIPRYGMTALQINEFTDLKLCTGITNTSQTDMNCTEVSQPYCTGEEYLKTQGIEATSWGLWQNHVALACMTIIFLTISYLKLHFMKKLS; encoded by the exons ATGACAGACAACCAGTCAGACATCAGTATTCAAATGTCAAGTACAAACGGCCTCCCGAGCAGAAAACAGTCCTCTCAAGACCCATCAGTCAGCAGAGGAACCATTGTGACCTTTCACAACATCTGCTACAGAGTGGAGGTGAAGAGTGGCTTCATATGTTGTCGAAAAACGGCAGATAAAGAAATTTTGAAAGATATCAA TGGGGTTATGAGACCAGGACTGAATGCAATTCTGGGACCCACTGGCAGTGGGAAATCTTC GCTATTGGATATCTTAGCTGCAAGGAAAGATCCTTATGGTCTGTCTGGAGATGTTTTGATAAATGGAACTCCTCAGCCTGCCAACTTTAAATGTATCTCTGGATATGTGGTACAG GATGATGTGGTGATGGGAACTCTGACAGTGAGAGAAAATTTCCAGTTCTCAGCAGCACTCCGGCTCCCCACATCTGTGAAGGAACGGGAAAAGGAGGAACGAATTGACCAGATCATCAAGGAACTGGGTTTGACCAAAGTGGCAGATTCCAAG GTTGGCACCCAGTTTATTCGTGGGGTGTCCGGGGGAGAGAGAAAACGGACCAATATTGGAATGGAACTCATTACTGACCCTGCAGTCTTGTTCTTAGATGAACCAACTACTGGATTAGATGCCAGCACTGCCAATGCAGTCTTGCTGCTCCTGAAAAG GATGTCAAAGCAGGGGAAAAcaataattttttccatccatcaGCCCCGGTACTCCATATTCAGATTGTTTGACAACCTGACATTATTGGCTGCAGGAAGAATGCTGTACCATGGCCCTGCTCAGAATGCCATTGAATACTTCAAATCTATTG GTTATGAATGTGAGCCATACAACAATCCTGCTGATTTTTTTCTGGATGTCATTAATGGAGACTCAACTGCTGTGGCAGCAAGCAAGGCTGATGATGTTGATCTAG ATAACATTAAAGAACACATCAACCGTGATAAGACTTTGGCAGAGAAGATAGCAGAGCACTATTCCAGTTCCACCTACTACAGAGAAACGAAAGCAACATTACAGAACATTTCTTCGGAGAATAAAAAGAAAGTGAAGACAATTTTCAGACAAGTTACATATACCACTTCCTTCTTTCATCAGCTCAAGTGGGTGTCGAAACGTACATTTAAAAACTTGATAGGCAACCCTCAAGCCTCCATAGCTCAG ctgTGTGTTACACTTTTCCTGGGACTAGTTGTAGGTGCCATTTTCTTTGGGATACAAGATGATTTTACCGGTGTGCAAAACAG AATTGGAGCAATGTTCTTCGTGACCACCAACCAGTGTTTCAGCAGTATTTCATCTATTGAActtttcattgtggaaaaaaagatatttat ACATGAATATATCAGTGGGTACTACAGAGTGTCTGCATACTTCATCTCAAAGCTAATGGCTGATTTAATACCCATGAGGACTTTACCAAGCATCATCTTCACCTGTATAGTTTATTTCATGTTAG GTTTGAAGCCAAGAGCAGATGCCTTCTTTATAATGATGTTTACTATTACGATGGTATCCTACACGGCCACTGCTATGGCGCTAGCAATTGCAACAGGACAGGATGTGGTAGCTGTAGCTAATCTACTCATGACCATCACGTTTGTTTTTATGATT ATTTTCTCCGGGTTGTTGGTAAATCTCACAAGCATCTTGTCTTGGCTTTCCTGGCTGCAGTATTTGAGCATCCCTCGATATGGCATGACA GCTTTGCAAATTAATGAATTTACTGATCTGAAATTATGCACTGGTATCACTAATACAAGTCAGACTGATATGAACTGCACAGAGGTTAGCCAACC GTATTGTACTGGAGAAGAATATTTGAAAACCCAAGGAATTGAGGCAACTTCCTGGGGCCTGTGGCAGAATCATGTGGCTCTTGCATGCATGACAATAATTTTCCTTACAATTTCTTATCTGAAACTGCACTTCATGAAAAAGTTATCTTAA
- the LOC125636251 gene encoding myb/SANT-like DNA-binding domain-containing protein 7 codes for MQSSSAQVIMMESQNRKRAPAWTEREVRDLIAVWGEESVLSELRSSFRNAKTFLKISQGMKDRGHNRDPKQCRVKLKELRQAYQKTREANSRSGSEPQTCRFYDELHAILGGSATTTPAVLFDSFNGDGGNTEAGFGDEEDDDEEEVVDSSQQASRETGFPDSQELFRTLDLEPVPPNPPKAASWTQQAEKGPLLHVFQ; via the exons atgcagagctcatcagcacaggtgatcatgatggagtcccagaatcgcaaaagagctccagcatggaccgaacgggaggtacgggatctgatcgctgtttggggagaggaatccgtgctatcagaactccgttccagttttcgaaatgccaaaacctttctgaaaatctcccagggcatgaaggacagaggccataacagggacccgaagcagtgccgcgtgaaactgaaggagctgaggcaagcctaccagaaaaccagagaggcgaacagccgctctgggtcagagccccaaacatgccgcttctatgatgagctgcatgccattttagggggttcagccaccactaccccagccgtgttgtttgactccttcaatggagatggaggcaatacggaagcaggttttggggacgaagaagatgatgatgaggaggaggttgtagatagctcacagcaagcaagcagagaaaccggttttcccgacagccaggaactgtttcgcaccctagacctggagccagtacccccgaacccacccaaggctgcctcctggacccagcaggcggagaagggacctctg ctgcatgtgtttcaatga